GTATCGACGGCGAGAAGTTCAGTTTGAGAGTCGAGGGACTCGTCGACAAGCCTTGTACGCTTACCCTGAAAGAACTTGAAGGAATGAAAGACAAGACCGAGTTTGTTACACTTGAATGTATAGGCAATCCCATCGGAGGAGATTCGATCAGCAATGCACTTTGGGAAGGTGTGACCCTGAGAAGAGTCATAGAGAAGGCGGTGGCGCGAACGGGGATCGTGAAGACGGCATTCTTCGCCGAGGACGGTTACAGCGACAGTATACCCTATTCTCTATCCCTTTCGGAAGACGTGTTTCTTGCATACAGGATGAACGGCGAGCCCTTGCCCAGGAAGCACGGCTATCCTCTCAGGGCGATCGTCCCGGGCATTTACGGAATGAAACACGTCAAATGGCTATCGAAGATAGAGCTTGTCAATTACGACTTTAAGGGCTACTGGGAAAAGAAGGGATGGTCCGATGAGGCGGTTATTCCCGATAAGTCGCAAATCCTGATGCCTATGGAGGGAAAGACGATACCGCTCGGAAATTACGTTATCGGCGGTGTCGCCTTTGCCGGAAGATACGGAATCAGCAGGGTGCAAGTCTCCCTCGATAAGAGAAAGACATGGCATGACGCAGCACTGAAGCCGCCTCTTTCAAAGTGGTCCTGGACGCTCTGGAGTTTCGACTGGAAGCCCTCAAAGGCGGGGGAATATACGATAACCGTTCGTGGAATTGACAGTGCGGGTAAAGTCCAGGAGTCTCCTTCTCTCTTAGGGAAGTTGTTGCGGTCGTTTCCTGACGGTGCGAAGGGTCTTCATTCCGTCAATGTCAGGGTAAGGCAGCAGGGGTGATGCTAACGGCTGCGGGCAGCAGTAGCTGTGGTGAAGGAAGGCGTCTTTAGGTGCTATCCCTAAAGGAAGGAGATGAGAGGTCATGCCGAGGGACATACCCATAGGCAATGGTTCCCTGCTGATACTCTATGACAGGACAGGGCTCATCCGCGACCTCTGCTTCCCAAGTGTGGGCAGCGAAAACCATGCCCAAGGCCATGTCTTCAGAGTCGGCGCCTGGGTGAACGGCGCATTCAGCTGGCTCGATGATGCAGGGTGGGAACGCTCACTGGACTATGAAGATGACACCCTTGTGGCGCGGATCGAGCTTGTCAACAGAACCCTCGGGGTAGAAATTCTCATGAGGGATGTCGTCGACTTCCACGAAAACCTTTACGTGAGGGAGCTCACGGCGAGGAATCTCTCGACTCAGTTCATTGACCTCAGGCTCTTCTTCCATCATGATTTCCATATATACGGGACTGAGATCGGTGATACCGTCTGTTACAAGCCCGAGGAGAAGGCCCTCCTGCACTATAAGGGAAGAAGGTATTTCCTCGTCAACGTCTTGACCGAAGACGGCATCGGCATTTCTCAGTTTGCCGCCGGATTAAAGGAAACAAAGGGACTCCAGGGAACATGGGTCGATGCCGAGGACGGTGTGCTGTCAGGTAATCCCGTTGCGCAGGGCTCTGTGGATTCGATATGCGCCGTGCACACGACGATCCATCCCGGAAAGAAGTCAACGGCATATTACTGGATGGCCGCGTGTGTCGATTGGAGGGGTG
Above is a genomic segment from Thermodesulfovibrionales bacterium containing:
- a CDS encoding molybdopterin-dependent oxidoreductase, giving the protein MKESLSRRDFFRRAWVGAIGLGFGVSLFDGIYEYAGAVTEEEKHALLMKGTVNFMGFVAKEITPNGEFYITTYSDTVPSIDGEKFSLRVEGLVDKPCTLTLKELEGMKDKTEFVTLECIGNPIGGDSISNALWEGVTLRRVIEKAVARTGIVKTAFFAEDGYSDSIPYSLSLSEDVFLAYRMNGEPLPRKHGYPLRAIVPGIYGMKHVKWLSKIELVNYDFKGYWEKKGWSDEAVIPDKSQILMPMEGKTIPLGNYVIGGVAFAGRYGISRVQVSLDKRKTWHDAALKPPLSKWSWTLWSFDWKPSKAGEYTITVRGIDSAGKVQESPSLLGKLLRSFPDGAKGLHSVNVRVRQQG